TTCACAATATCTGCGGATGTTTTACTGCTAGATATACAAATGTATAGTACATAGATGAAGAGACGTGCATTTACTACATAAATATTTCTATACATATAAATGCATAGAGCTGTAAATACAATAAACCTTCAGTACAAGTCATATGGTAGGTTTTAGAGCTATAAAAGTAtataatagatacatagatagtaaATAGAGAGGCAGGCAGTCAGAAATGCAAGAATCAATCATGTAATCAAGGCTCTAAATCatagaaagaaagagaaagaaaagatAGAGAGATAGAAATAGACagatacacacagtatatagttgATAGATATACGTAGACAGATATTGATAGACattaaaagatagatagatagatagatagatagatagatagatagatagatagataacattgATGAAGAGATGTGCATTTACTACATAAATATTTCTATGCATATACATACATAGAAGTGTAAATACATACAATAAACCATCAGTACAAGTCATATGGAGGTTTTAGAGCTATAAATGTATGTACTAGATAGAtagtatatagacagacagagagGCAGGCAGGCAGTCAGAAATGCAAGAATCAATCATGTAATCAAGGCTCTAAATCATAGAAAGAAAGAATAGATTAGAGAGATAGAAATAGACAGATAAACACAAGTATATAGTTGATAGATATAAGTAGACAGATATTGATAGACATTaaaaggtagatagatagatagatagatagatagatagatagatagatagatagatagatagatagagtggcTAGATaattatacattaaatggatgtacACATACAAATAAATATAGCTTCATAAAAACACACAGTTAATACACACATACAGAGACTagttaaagatagatagatatagtagagctagatagatatatacataaGATAAATCAGTAGATAGATAATGTAGATTTAGACATGTAGATATATTGATAAAGACTAATATGAtagagataggtagatagatagatagatagatagatagatagatagatagatagatttagatagatagataatgtagaTAGAGAGATAAATTGATTGATATAGTTaagatacagatatatatatagatagatagatagatagatagatagatagatagataggagacagTTTGATTAATATAGTAGATACAGATAGATATATTATGtaaagatagagatagatagatagatagatagatagatagatagatagatactccgATGAACAGTCCGGTAGTGGTATGTCAGCACTGGGTGCAGCACTCAGGTGTGTACTGGTACATGTCACAGTTGCGGTATCTCCAGTGCACACTTCCTGATTACTGGAGCATGCCTCACGGTGGAATAATGTCATGTATATGGTGTGGTGCAGGTGAAGAGCAGTACACGGGCAgtatacagtcagtgtacagtCAGACTGTCATCTACATCTGTATAAACGGAGCTGAGCCTCCCAGCCGCAGATAGCCGCATGCACCCATTACCGGGCAGTGTGACTGCTACCTGCTGCGGATTGAGAGCACACAGTCTCGCCTATGCCCAGGCTGCCAGGTGGCACCGCCAGATCTCGCAGCACATTCCCACACCCAGGCTGAGAGCAGACGTTATGTTCGTACATGTTACTGGAGATCAGGCATCAGCAAGTGGAAGCTGTCAGCAAGTAGACAAAGAGCCCATTAATACCTCagtctgcctgtgtgctggaggAGACAGATACCTACCTGCCTGTAGGTACACCTAGACAGCATGGCCAAGCAGTCACAGATAcacagaaatacatggaggctgTGGTGGCATTACCTGGGAAAGGTGCCTTCCATAGGTGGCTGGGCTGGGACTGGTCCTTGGAGCAGTAGACTTGGCCGTCCCAGCCGTTGGGTAGCGCCCAGTGCTGATAGCCCTCCATAGAGATGAGGGTGTCGTGCCTAGGTTCCGGGTGGCTACTGATCCCCGGGACTACTGACATGTCCAAGTAGCCGGGCACTGCCTGGTAAGAGCTGGCAAAACTAGGGTAAAAGGCAAATTCTTTGGCTCTGGAAGAGAAGTCCTCGCTGGGTAGGGAGTTGCTGGGCTCGGGGTACTTGTCGGATGGGTGGTAAGAGCAGGGTTTCTGGTGCAAATTGACGTTGTGAGACTGGGACAACCTGCAGCCGTAGTAGCTGCTTCCAAACGGGTAGGCATAACCCAGGGAGGCGTTGGAAGAAGACGTGGGTCCGGGGCACTGCCTGGTGCCAGCCTCGGAGGAGGTAATATCCGTGTACACAGGTCCTTGGTGGCTCCCTATGGAGCTGGAATGGCGCCCCAgtgctgggtgagaaataaaATCCCGGCAGTGAGTGCTTGGACAGTTCCCACTCAGTCCCTCCATGTCTGGGCTTTTCTTGAGAGTCTTTTCATTCGGGCTTGTTTCATACACGTACATGAAGGTATCCGCCCAGTGTGGATGCAGGATCAGGGAAGAAGTCGTCATAGCATGGTCTGCCTGTGGCTTTTTAAAAGTCAGCTTTCCAAAAGACAGTCACCTAATTCCCTACAACATTACCGTCTGTGGACGCGCAGGCGCGCTGCGGGCCGGGGGCAAGGCAGGCTTACAGCTTCATTAAGAAATGGACTCCTACCACGTGACTCATCGACTACAATGAAGACACGTGACTCCTCCCAGCCCGGGCTGCTGCCAGCGGCGCACGCTGAGGATCCCGGGGACCGGCCCTTAAAGGAGAAGGAGGCCACCAAGAAAAAGTCAGAATGGTCTAGAAATATAACAAGAACCATGCCTTCAATGGAAAACCAGCCTACTAATATTACCTTATGCCAGTCTACCCCGCTGTATGTAATCACGGATATCTAAGAGGGTGAAACcccgcagatgtagcagagccgagtccAGCATTCTGCTTCTCTTCTTGTTCCAATGTTAAATCAAAGATTAACATTGTTTGGTCAATTGTGACAAACTTAACTTTGCTGCTCTGAGACACTGAGCCCTCTCTGTCTCCCTctctctagatagatagatattaaatagatagatatagatagatagatatatattaaatagatagatagctatagatagatagctatagatagatagatattaaatagaaaGATACCAggtaaataataaagaaatagatACTTCGATAGACAGACACAtataatacataaaaatacatacaagTAGCCTGataaataggtagatagataatatatagatagataacaaGTAAACAGATAGAAAACAGATAAATTAATAGATAAATAGACTGATAGGTAGACACATGGATAGATATATAAATAACATGTGGATAGAAAAGATAAcagagaaatagatagatagatagatagatagatagatagatagatagatatggagaaTAACATAAATTAGTCTAGGTAAttttacactatatagtgtattgttcaCTATCATtcagaatatagatagatagatagatagatagacagatagatagatagatagatagatagatagatataaatagattagatagatagatataaatagataagTAGAATCCATTCATCCGTTACAatacatatttttaattttcaaaaattAAAGACAAACCTGACAAGAGAACACGTGAGCTCATGTCTCTACAGATAGATATATGATTGatctatagatagataatagataacaaatatatatataaacagatTTCATTGTATGATGGTGATAGTGCTTGTGGCTAGAGTGTCGGATGCTGGGGGTCGTAGTGACAGATGATACCCTCGTGTTGTGATTTGCCTCTCTGACAGGTCGCTTTATAAATACATAAGGCGCAGATAAGATTTCACTGAGTGGCTGAGATTGGAGCTGCGATGGGCGACTGACATTTAGTGCAGGGAGCTCCAGCCTATATAACATATGTAATATAGTCAGAGGATGCTAGGAGTAGTGGAGGTGTGATGGAGAGTGATGGACCACACTGAAGTAAATGAATGAAGACACAAATCCAAATCCTTGTCTTGAGGAATGTGAATGTTGCAGCCAAGATACTATTTATGACAAGTACAATGTCCCTCCTGCCCCTCCCCGCACAAGGGGTTCCCTTTAGTGCCTGGCACAGGGAAATAGCCGAGTCCTTTTTCTGATTGTGACGGTAAATCACATTATTCAGGGACGATAGTAAACTTCTTCATTGTCCATTGACCTACAGACAAGGTCCTGGGGGCTGCTGACATCCATTTGAAATGCTGAGAAGAGCCAGAGAGCCCTGGCGGCTGCCATTGTCCTGGGCATTCCACATTTTTTACTGTTTGGCCTCAAAAATGTGTGGAAGGCCAAGGTCAAGGTGGAGATGCCAGACAAACGGGCTCTTAATTAGTGTCTAGACAAACAGGAACGGGGGTTTTAGCATCAAGGTTTTCAAGAGCCTCTCTAAGACGCATCGCCTCTTCTTCTGGATTAAGATGCCTTACCACTATAGGAGTTTAATCCCTTAGTACAGCAGGGATCTACCAGACTCCACTTCCAGGGACCTTTCCTTTGTATCATGGGCTAAAAGGGACACATAGAAAAATACTGTGCTCACCCAAGAAGCTTTTTGTTCTAAACAGATGTCTCATGGCAGCACCCATCCCCCAACCCTTTAGTCTTCAGGATCAGGGGTGGATATACAATTGTTGCAATACAAGACTGCTACACATAAATGTATAAATGTCCAGGGAGCAGAAATAATAATACTCTCACCTGAAATGAGTCTAACTGTGGTATACAGCCCACCCCTCTAATTGTAGATTTTTCTGGTAGTCCTAGTACATGAGTGTAATGTAGATGACTGTCTGTAGAATAATACATGCCAGAGGTGGATACATTGTATATATACTGATTATAGAGAATGAAGTGTACTGAAGACTGCAGGTCATATCTGATTATTGTCACAACTGGCAATATAATAAAGATGAATACATATGAATAGAAATATATGttccagtatctatctatctatctatctatctatctatctatctatctatctatcatctatctatctatctatctatctatccagtacATACATTTATAGCTCTAAAACCTCCATATGACTTGTACTGATGGTTTA
This is a stretch of genomic DNA from Bufo gargarizans isolate SCDJY-AF-19 chromosome 3, ASM1485885v1, whole genome shotgun sequence. It encodes these proteins:
- the HOXC13 gene encoding homeobox protein Hox-C13, yielding MTTSSLILHPHWADTFMYVYETSPNEKTLKKSPDMEGLSGNCPSTHCRDFISHPALGRHSSSIGSHQGPVYTDITSSEAGTRQCPGPTSSSNASLGYAYPFGSSYYGCRLSQSHNVNLHQKPCSYHPSDKYPEPSNSLPSEDFSSRAKEFAFYPSFASSYQAVPGYLDMSVVPGISSHPEPRHDTLISMEGYQHWALPNGWDGQVYCSKDQSQPSHLWKAPFPDVVPLQPEVSSYRRGRKKRVPYTKIQLKELEKEYAASKFITKEKRRRISTATNLSERQVTIWFQNRRVKEKKVVTKCKTSHLHNT